In Candidatus Afararchaeum irisae, the genomic window ACCGAGGCGAACGAGGAGGTCTGTGAGACCTACGCAGAGGAGAGCCTCTCGATAGTCACCGCTCTCGCTCCCCATATAGGATACGACGACGCCGCGAAGATAGCCAAGAAGGCACTCGACGAGGGCAAGACGATAAAGGAGGTCGCCCTCGAAGAAGACGCTATGGACGAGGACGAGCTAGATGAGGTTCTCGACCCGATGGCGATGACCGAGCGCGGAATCCTATAAAGCCATTTCAACCTTCACGACTTATTTCTTTCATGGACAGGGATCTAGAGACGGAGTACGACGGACGCGACCTGCCCGAGGGCTGGGTCGTCTGGTCCGAGGACGAGGGCGTCGTGATCTGTTACCGACCCGACGTCTTCAACGCTGAGGACTACCCACGACGGTGCCTACCCCTCGTGACTGTCGTCGAGGCTGACACCGGGAGCATAGGCGGACGTACCGGCTGGAGGGTCAGCCTCTTCGTGGAGGTCGACGTCGAGGCACACACCGTGGGACGTGTTCTTCCCGACTACGACGCCGCAGTCGACTACATGGTCGAGGTAGCCGAGGAGTTCAACGCCGGCGACTTCGACCTCCGGGGCTTCTACGCTGAGGAGGACGTACGTGACGACTACATAGAACGGATAGAAGAAGAGATAGACTAACTAAACTATCCCTCGTTATCGTTATCTTTCTTTATCTCCTCAAGCTCCTTCTCGACCTCGTCGTCGGTCTCTGAGTCCCTGCTCTCACTCTCTCCCGAATCCTTCCCGTCGCCGTCCTTTTCCGTCTCCCCGCCCCCCTCTTTCTTGAGAGTCTCAAGCTCCTCCTCAACGGCGTTCTGAGACGAGATCTCTTCTAACTCGTCGTCTATCGAGTCGGAGTCCTCGAACGGCGACTCTAAGTCGCCTTCCTGATCCATCTCGTCTAGGGCTTCCGAACGCGCCTTCATCTCGTCGAGCTCTTCCTGTGCCCTCTCGACAGTCCTGTCGATGTTCTCCATCTCGTCGCCCGCGCCGCTCACAGCCTCATTGACCTTCACCGACGCCTCGGCGGCGGAGTACTCCGCTTTCATGCTATCCTTCTTCGTCTTGAAGTCCTCTATCTTCGTCCTGAGCCTCTCGCGTTTCTCCTTGAGATCTTTCTCCTGTGTCTCAAGACGCTGTATCTTCTCGTCAAGATCCTCTATCTGTGACACAGCAGACTGCTTCTTTTCGAGAGCCTTCCTCGCTAAGTCGTCCCTGTCCTGATCCACGGCTTCACGTGCCTGCTTATTGCGTTCGTCGACTTCTTCCTCTAACTTCCTCTTCCTCATCTCAAGACGTTTCTTAGACGTCTTGAGGTCTGTGAGTCCCTTGTTGACCTTCTGTTCCTCGTCCTTGAGATCCTCGTAAGCCTGGTCGAGTGTCTCGTACGGATCCTCGAAACGTCCTATAAGAGAGTTCAGCTTAGTACGTACGAGGTTGGTGAGACGCTGTATCACTCCCATAAAGGAATTTGGCGTCTTAAACAGATAAGTCTAAGGCAAGTCGTACGTCACTAAGCTATTGCCGAGACGAGACGTTCGAGATGTATCCTCTCGTTGTTGCCCCCTGCCTCCGACATCTCGTCCTCGACCTCTCCTATCAGACGTACTATCCTCGCTGCCTCAGTGTCGTCTATCTCAGACCTGCGTACTTCGTCTACGAGAGCTTCGAGTATCTCGACACCCGAGAAGCCCTCGTCTATCAGAAGGTCGTCGATAACATCTACTGCGTCTTCGAAGTTACCCTCGCGCGACAGACTCAGCACCTCGCCGATGTCTCCACCTGTGACCGAGTCTATGACGTCGTTCGCGTTCGACATCGTGATGACGTCTTTCTCCGAGGCGACCGTCTGTAGGGTCAGAACCGCCTCACGCAGGTTTCCGTCGGCTTCCTCGGCTATGAACTCCAGACCCATACCGTCGTACTCGATGTCTTCCTCGCGGGCTATCTGCCTGAGTCTGTCCCTCACGCGGTCTCTCGTCGGAGCACCCAGGGACACAGAGAAACACCTCGATCTTATCGGAGGTATCACGGCTGAAGACAACCGCGTCGTGAGTATGAACTGGCACGTCTCGGAGTGACGTTCCATCACCCTTCTGAGCGACTCCTGAAAGTCACGTCTCATGCTCTCGGCGTTGTCGATTACGAGGGTCTTGAATCCGGTTCCGACAGTCGTGTGTGAGGCGATCTCCTTGAGGACGTGGTTCATGAGGTCTGCCTTCGACGAGTTACGGCGTCT contains:
- a CDS encoding PspA/IM30 family protein: MGVIQRLTNLVRTKLNSLIGRFEDPYETLDQAYEDLKDEEQKVNKGLTDLKTSKKRLEMRKRKLEEEVDERNKQAREAVDQDRDDLARKALEKKQSAVSQIEDLDEKIQRLETQEKDLKEKRERLRTKIEDFKTKKDSMKAEYSAAEASVKVNEAVSGAGDEMENIDRTVERAQEELDEMKARSEALDEMDQEGDLESPFEDSDSIDDELEEISSQNAVEEELETLKKEGGGETEKDGDGKDSGESESRDSETDDEVEKELEEIKKDNDNEG
- a CDS encoding DUF5820 family protein, with translation MDRDLETEYDGRDLPEGWVVWSEDEGVVICYRPDVFNAEDYPRRCLPLVTVVEADTGSIGGRTGWRVSLFVEVDVEAHTVGRVLPDYDAAVDYMVEVAEEFNAGDFDLRGFYAEEDVRDDYIERIEEEID
- a CDS encoding AAA family ATPase, with protein sequence MTESDLWTSKHSPRSIDEVSSVHPDAESLLRNVAEGRLNALIHGSEGVGKTAAAKAIASEEHGDAYENSVFVLNASDFFGMTKKEIADDPRFEGFITSKRRRNSSKADLMNHVLKEIASHTTVGTGFKTLVIDNAESMRRDFQESLRRVMERHSETCQFILTTRLSSAVIPPIRSRCFSVSLGAPTRDRVRDRLRQIAREEDIEYDGMGLEFIAEEADGNLREAVLTLQTVASEKDVITMSNANDVIDSVTGGDIGEVLSLSREGNFEDAVDVIDDLLIDEGFSGVEILEALVDEVRRSEIDDTEAARIVRLIGEVEDEMSEAGGNNERIHLERLVSAIA